The following coding sequences lie in one Isoptericola variabilis 225 genomic window:
- the aspS gene encoding aspartate--tRNA ligase encodes MLRTHTAGSLRAEHIGQTVTLTGWVDRRRDHGGVAFIDLRDASGIAQVVIRDESVAHPLRAEFVLQVTGEVSRRPEGNANPNLATGEIEVIARDVVVLNESAPLPFQVSTAIADTETVGEEARLKHRYLDIRRPQQAHALRLRAKVNAAARRVLDGHDFVEVETPTLTRSTPEGARDFLVPARLAPGSWYALPQSPQLFKQLLMVGGLERYYQIARCYRDEDFRADRQPEFTQLDVEMSFVDQDDVIALTEELLTEIWKLVDVQVPTPIERITYADAMRLYGTDKPDLRFGNPLVELTEYFKDTPFRVFQSEYVGAVVMPGGASQPRRQFDAWQEWAKQRGARGLAYVTFGEDGSLGGPVAKNLSDAEREGLAAATGAQPGDAVFFAAGKTSEARSLLGAARLEIAHRTGQIDPDAWSFVWVVDAPLFKPTGEDDDVAVGHSAWTAVHHAFTSPHPEWVDRFEEDPGNALAYAYDIVCNGNEIGGGSIRIHRRDVQERVFQVMGIGPAEAQEKFGFLLDAFKYGAPPHGGIAFGWDRIVALLTKSPSIRDVIAFPKSGGGYDPLTDAPAPITPEQRKEAGVDVVPEAVTAAAAGE; translated from the coding sequence GTGCTCCGCACCCACACGGCCGGCTCACTGCGGGCCGAGCACATCGGCCAGACCGTCACCCTCACGGGGTGGGTCGATCGCCGCCGGGATCACGGAGGAGTGGCCTTCATCGACCTGCGGGACGCCTCCGGCATCGCCCAGGTCGTCATCCGCGACGAGTCGGTCGCCCACCCGCTGCGCGCCGAGTTCGTGCTCCAGGTGACCGGCGAGGTCTCGCGCCGCCCCGAGGGCAACGCCAACCCGAACCTCGCCACGGGCGAGATCGAGGTCATCGCTCGCGACGTCGTCGTGCTCAACGAGTCCGCGCCGCTGCCGTTCCAGGTCTCGACCGCGATCGCGGACACGGAGACCGTCGGCGAGGAGGCGCGCCTCAAGCACCGCTACCTCGACATCCGCCGCCCGCAGCAGGCGCACGCGCTGCGCCTGCGCGCCAAGGTCAACGCCGCGGCACGTCGCGTCCTGGACGGCCACGACTTCGTCGAGGTGGAGACGCCCACCCTGACCCGGTCGACGCCCGAGGGCGCCCGCGACTTCCTCGTGCCGGCCCGCCTCGCGCCCGGCTCCTGGTACGCGCTGCCGCAGTCGCCGCAGCTGTTCAAGCAGCTCCTCATGGTCGGCGGCCTCGAGCGCTACTACCAGATCGCGCGCTGCTACCGCGACGAGGACTTCCGCGCCGACCGCCAGCCCGAGTTCACGCAGCTCGACGTCGAGATGAGTTTCGTCGACCAGGACGACGTCATCGCCCTCACCGAGGAGCTGCTCACCGAGATCTGGAAGCTGGTCGACGTCCAGGTCCCCACCCCGATCGAGCGCATCACCTACGCCGACGCCATGCGCCTGTACGGCACGGACAAGCCCGACCTGCGCTTCGGCAACCCGCTCGTCGAGCTGACCGAGTACTTCAAGGACACCCCGTTCCGGGTGTTCCAGTCGGAGTACGTCGGCGCCGTCGTCATGCCCGGCGGTGCCTCGCAGCCGCGCCGCCAGTTCGACGCCTGGCAGGAGTGGGCCAAGCAGCGCGGCGCCCGCGGCCTGGCGTACGTGACGTTCGGCGAGGACGGCAGCCTCGGCGGCCCCGTCGCCAAGAACCTGTCCGACGCCGAGCGCGAGGGCCTCGCCGCCGCGACCGGCGCGCAGCCGGGCGACGCGGTGTTCTTCGCCGCGGGCAAGACGTCGGAGGCCCGGTCGCTGCTCGGCGCCGCCCGCCTCGAGATCGCGCACCGTACCGGGCAGATCGACCCGGACGCCTGGTCGTTCGTGTGGGTCGTCGACGCCCCGCTGTTCAAGCCCACGGGCGAGGACGACGACGTCGCGGTCGGCCACTCCGCCTGGACGGCCGTGCACCACGCCTTCACCTCGCCGCACCCAGAGTGGGTCGACCGCTTCGAGGAGGACCCGGGCAACGCGCTGGCGTACGCCTACGACATCGTCTGCAACGGCAACGAGATCGGCGGCGGGTCGATCCGTATCCACCGCCGCGACGTCCAGGAGCGCGTCTTCCAGGTCATGGGCATCGGCCCGGCCGAGGCGCAGGAGAAGTTCGGCTTCCTGCTCGACGCGTTCAAGTACGGCGCCCCGCCGCACGGCGGCATCGCGTTCGGCTGGGACCGCATCGTCGCGCTGCTGACGAAGTCGCCGTCCATCCGCGACGTCATCGCGTTCCCCAAGTCCGGCGGCGGCTACGACCCGCTCACCGACGCGCCCGCGCCGATCACCCCGGAGCAGCGCAAGGAGGCCGGCGTCGACGTCGTCCCCGAGGCCGTCACGGCGGCCGCCGCAGGGGAGTGA
- a CDS encoding Rv2578c family radical SAM protein, translating to MRWDGQSITADDGALPGLELAGLARAGLVRSVRTPEFAGITFHEVLAKSALSKVPAASRMPFRWTINPYRGCSHACRYCVGPETPVLMGDGTWRAIGKLVPGDEVMGTEVVGGERRYVVTAVVDRWETRKPAYRVTLSDGTELVASGDHRFLAEDGWRYVAAAPDGERVLTEGVRLLGPGRQADGTVSPVAGRVDAAGGLTVVSVTSLGPRLRDLVDITTGTGDFVAAGVVSHNCFARPTHEYLDLDAGKDFDSEVVVKINVDEVLRAELAKKSWQREPVALGTNTDPYQRAEGRYTLMPGIITALADSGTPFSILTKGTLLRRDLPLIAEAAQKVQVGLGVSLAFVDKELQQSVEPGTPTPQARLDLVRAVRDAGLPCGVMVAPVLPWLTDSRDHLRRLLDAIAEAGATGVTVIPLHLKPGTREWYLQWLEREHPELVDGYGRVYARGTYALKAYRTWLWERVQPLLHERGFGSSGHRARSGVTGRYDDELRPHHEGDYPSGSMARSADGGGAVAGMPVDGSGLEVAGAGVEQVLF from the coding sequence GTGAGATGGGACGGGCAGTCGATCACCGCCGACGACGGCGCACTGCCGGGCCTCGAGCTGGCGGGCCTGGCCCGCGCGGGCCTGGTGCGCAGCGTGCGCACGCCCGAGTTCGCCGGCATCACGTTCCACGAGGTGCTGGCCAAGAGCGCGCTGTCCAAGGTGCCCGCCGCCTCGCGCATGCCGTTCCGGTGGACGATCAACCCGTACCGCGGCTGCAGCCATGCATGTCGGTACTGCGTGGGGCCCGAGACGCCCGTGCTGATGGGCGACGGGACGTGGCGCGCCATCGGAAAGCTGGTGCCGGGTGACGAGGTGATGGGCACCGAGGTGGTCGGCGGCGAGCGGCGCTACGTCGTGACCGCCGTCGTCGACAGGTGGGAGACGCGCAAGCCCGCCTACCGCGTGACCCTGAGCGACGGCACCGAGCTCGTGGCCTCGGGGGACCACCGCTTCCTCGCCGAGGACGGCTGGCGCTACGTCGCCGCAGCGCCCGACGGGGAGCGCGTGCTGACCGAGGGGGTGCGGCTCCTCGGGCCGGGGCGTCAGGCCGACGGAACGGTCTCTCCGGTGGCCGGCCGGGTGGACGCAGCCGGAGGGCTCACCGTCGTGAGCGTGACGTCGCTCGGTCCGCGGCTGCGCGACCTGGTCGACATCACGACCGGCACGGGAGACTTCGTCGCCGCCGGCGTCGTCAGCCACAACTGCTTCGCCCGGCCCACCCACGAGTACCTCGACCTCGACGCGGGCAAGGACTTCGACTCCGAGGTCGTCGTCAAGATCAACGTCGACGAGGTGCTGCGCGCCGAGCTGGCCAAGAAGTCGTGGCAGCGCGAGCCGGTCGCACTCGGCACGAACACCGACCCGTACCAGCGTGCCGAGGGGCGCTACACGCTCATGCCGGGGATCATCACGGCGCTCGCGGACTCCGGCACGCCGTTCTCGATCCTCACCAAGGGCACGCTCCTGCGCCGCGACCTGCCGCTCATCGCCGAGGCGGCGCAGAAGGTCCAGGTCGGGCTCGGAGTCTCCCTGGCCTTCGTCGACAAGGAGCTGCAGCAGTCGGTCGAGCCGGGCACCCCGACGCCGCAGGCCCGCCTCGACCTCGTGCGCGCCGTGCGCGACGCCGGTCTGCCGTGCGGCGTCATGGTCGCTCCGGTGCTGCCTTGGCTCACGGACTCGCGCGACCACCTCCGGCGGCTTCTCGACGCGATCGCGGAGGCGGGCGCGACGGGCGTGACCGTCATCCCGCTCCACCTCAAGCCCGGCACGCGCGAGTGGTACCTGCAGTGGCTCGAGCGCGAGCACCCCGAGCTCGTCGACGGGTACGGGCGCGTGTACGCGCGCGGCACGTACGCGCTGAAGGCCTACCGCACCTGGCTGTGGGAGCGGGTGCAGCCGCTGCTGCACGAGCGCGGCTTCGGCTCGTCCGGTCATCGGGCGCGCTCGGGCGTGACTGGCCGGTACGACGACGAGCTGCGCCCGCACCACGAGGGTGACTACCCGTCCGGATCCATGGCGAGGTCCGCGGACGGTGGCGGCGCGGTCGCGGGCATGCCGGTGGACGGCAGCGGCCTGGAGGTGGCGGGCGCCGGCGTCGAGCAGGTGCTGTTCTGA
- the hisS gene encoding histidine--tRNA ligase codes for MARPTPLSGFPEWLPDGRVVEQHVLEVLRRTFELHGFAGIETRAVEPLDQLLRKGETSKEVYVLRRLQAEEGESASDDKGEKQLGLHFDLTVPFARYVLENAGRLAFPFKRYQIQKVWRGERPQEGRFREFVQADIDVVGAGELPYHYEVELPLVMAEALGALREIGVPEVRILVNNRKVAEGFYRGLGLGDVEGVLRQVDKLDKIGPDAVAELLVAEQGATPEQAKACLELAAISGTDASVVEQVRALAASYDAVTDLLETGLAELRALVEAAARRAPGVVVADLKIARGLDYYTGSVYETVLVGHEQLGSICSGGRYDTLASDGKNTYPGVGLSIGVSRLVSRLLSAGLVRATRGVPAAVLVAVTDEETREASDAVATALRARGIPADVAPTAAKFGKQIRYADRRGIPFVWFPGTTGEDGVRGADQVKDIRSGEQVDADAATWEPPAEDLWPRVVPGE; via the coding sequence ATGGCACGCCCCACCCCGCTCTCCGGCTTCCCCGAATGGCTCCCCGACGGTCGCGTCGTGGAGCAGCACGTCCTCGAGGTGCTGCGCCGCACCTTCGAGCTCCACGGGTTCGCGGGGATCGAGACGCGGGCGGTCGAGCCGCTCGACCAGCTGCTGCGCAAGGGCGAGACCTCCAAGGAGGTCTACGTGCTGCGCCGCCTGCAGGCCGAGGAGGGCGAGAGCGCCTCGGACGACAAGGGCGAGAAGCAGCTCGGCCTGCACTTCGACCTCACCGTGCCGTTCGCGCGGTACGTCCTCGAGAACGCCGGCCGGCTCGCGTTCCCGTTCAAGCGCTACCAGATCCAGAAGGTCTGGCGGGGCGAGCGCCCGCAGGAGGGTCGCTTCCGCGAGTTCGTCCAGGCCGACATCGACGTCGTCGGCGCCGGCGAGCTGCCGTACCACTACGAGGTCGAGCTGCCGCTCGTCATGGCCGAGGCGCTCGGCGCGCTGCGCGAGATCGGCGTGCCCGAGGTGCGCATCCTCGTCAACAACCGCAAGGTCGCCGAGGGCTTCTACCGCGGGCTCGGACTCGGCGACGTCGAGGGCGTGCTGCGCCAGGTCGACAAGCTCGACAAGATCGGGCCCGACGCCGTCGCCGAGCTGCTCGTCGCCGAGCAGGGCGCGACGCCCGAGCAGGCCAAGGCATGCCTCGAGCTGGCCGCGATCTCGGGCACGGACGCGTCCGTCGTGGAGCAGGTGCGTGCGCTCGCGGCGTCGTACGACGCGGTCACGGACCTGCTGGAGACCGGGCTCGCCGAGCTGCGCGCGCTGGTCGAGGCGGCGGCGCGCCGCGCGCCCGGCGTCGTCGTCGCCGACCTGAAGATCGCGCGCGGCCTCGACTACTACACCGGCTCGGTCTACGAGACGGTGCTCGTCGGCCACGAGCAGCTGGGCTCCATCTGCTCGGGCGGCCGCTACGACACCCTCGCTTCGGACGGCAAGAACACCTACCCGGGCGTGGGGCTGTCGATCGGCGTCTCGCGTCTCGTGTCGCGGCTGCTGTCCGCGGGCCTCGTGCGCGCGACGCGCGGCGTGCCCGCCGCGGTGCTCGTCGCGGTGACCGACGAGGAGACGCGCGAGGCCTCGGACGCGGTCGCCACCGCGCTGCGGGCGCGCGGCATCCCGGCCGACGTCGCCCCGACCGCCGCGAAGTTCGGCAAGCAGATCAGGTACGCCGACCGGCGCGGCATCCCCTTCGTGTGGTTCCCCGGCACCACCGGCGAGGACGGCGTGCGCGGCGCGGACCAGGTCAAGGACATCCGCTCGGGCGAGCAGGTCGACGCCGACGCCGCGACGTGGGAGCCGCCCGCGGAGGACCTGTGGCCGCGCGTCGTGCCGGGGGAGTGA
- a CDS encoding peptidylprolyl isomerase: MAASKRERDYARKRQAKWEQRQARARERRRRVSMVVALVAALALVGGGALVAGLSSADAPADVAATPSTNGCPEGSTTARTGGALPDPSVAEGRTWTATLTLCVDGEVSDVVLELDGENAPQAVASFVSLAQQGYFDDTHCHRLTTSGIYVLQCGDPTATGTGGPGYQFGPIENAPEDDVYPAGTLAMARRGGDGASMGSQFFLVYQDSTIPSDTAGGYTVFGTVTSGLDVVQAVADAGTVDGAGDGSPASPVIIEGVETQ, translated from the coding sequence GTGGCGGCCAGCAAGCGCGAGCGCGACTACGCGCGCAAGCGGCAGGCGAAGTGGGAGCAGCGGCAGGCGAGGGCGCGCGAGCGTCGGCGCCGCGTCTCCATGGTCGTGGCGCTCGTCGCCGCGCTTGCCCTGGTGGGCGGTGGTGCGCTCGTCGCGGGCCTGAGCAGCGCCGACGCCCCGGCCGACGTCGCCGCGACCCCCTCGACGAACGGGTGCCCCGAGGGGTCGACGACCGCGCGCACGGGCGGTGCGCTGCCCGACCCGTCCGTCGCCGAGGGCCGGACCTGGACCGCCACGCTCACCCTGTGCGTCGACGGCGAGGTGTCCGACGTCGTGCTCGAGCTCGACGGCGAGAACGCGCCGCAGGCCGTGGCCAGCTTCGTGTCGCTCGCGCAGCAGGGCTACTTCGACGACACGCACTGCCACCGCCTGACGACGTCGGGCATCTACGTGCTGCAGTGCGGCGACCCCACCGCGACCGGCACGGGCGGGCCCGGCTACCAGTTCGGACCCATCGAGAACGCGCCCGAGGACGACGTCTACCCGGCCGGCACGCTCGCGATGGCGCGGCGCGGCGGCGACGGCGCGTCGATGGGCTCCCAGTTCTTCCTGGTGTACCAGGATTCCACCATCCCGTCCGACACCGCGGGCGGGTACACGGTGTTCGGCACCGTCACGTCCGGCCTGGACGTCGTCCAGGCAGTCGCTGACGCGGGCACGGTGGACGGAGCCGGCGACGGCTCCCCCGCCAGCCCCGTCATCATCGAAGGAGTTGAGACCCAGTGA
- a CDS encoding MBL fold metallo-hydrolase: MEVHVVVAPVFATNCCVVVAGPRHDDGTRDCVVVDPGAGVADGVARVVDDRRLRVRAVLATHGHVDHTWDAAALCERYGVPMRLHAADAYRLTDPFGTLGLGAGGPGVSGALRQALAGLGLRAEDHRAPSRVEPFDGDGRTLTAGDVVLRAVHAPGHTEGSTLYVLDDADPPGVVLAGDVLFAGSVGRTDLPGGDPETMRATLRDVVARLDPALAVVPGHGPATTVGQELATNPFLAAR; encoded by the coding sequence ATGGAGGTCCACGTCGTCGTCGCGCCCGTGTTCGCCACCAATTGCTGCGTCGTGGTCGCGGGCCCGCGGCACGACGACGGCACGCGCGACTGCGTCGTCGTCGACCCCGGGGCGGGGGTCGCCGACGGGGTCGCCCGCGTGGTCGACGACCGGCGGCTGCGCGTGCGCGCGGTCCTCGCGACGCACGGTCATGTCGACCACACGTGGGACGCCGCCGCCCTCTGCGAGCGGTACGGGGTGCCGATGCGGCTGCACGCCGCCGACGCCTACCGGCTCACGGACCCGTTCGGCACGCTCGGCCTCGGCGCCGGCGGTCCCGGGGTGAGCGGCGCCCTGCGGCAGGCCCTCGCCGGGCTCGGGCTGCGCGCCGAGGACCACCGCGCTCCGTCCCGCGTCGAGCCCTTCGACGGCGACGGTCGCACCCTGACGGCAGGCGACGTCGTCCTGCGCGCCGTGCACGCCCCGGGTCACACCGAGGGCTCGACGCTCTACGTCCTCGACGACGCCGACCCGCCCGGCGTCGTCCTGGCGGGCGACGTGCTCTTCGCCGGCTCCGTCGGGCGCACGGACCTGCCCGGCGGCGACCCGGAGACGATGCGGGCGACTCTGCGCGACGTCGTCGCACGCCTCGACCCGGCCCTCGCGGTCGTGCCCGGGCACGGGCCGGCGACCACCGTGGGCCAGGAGCTCGCCACGAACCCGTTCCTCGCGGCCCGCTGA
- a CDS encoding GNAT family N-acetyltransferase, with protein sequence MSLQLEAGRIALAGVDLPARWATHPVVVAENVRRGWDATHVWFDDDALLARLRWRARTDGEAPDVPFAVEHDDAGVSLLAVGEPDAAARLVLDADAQLRADGRALGPVTRTSVPRGTHRALAALAAARGVDAPAPFDRPPSGAWDWLGTTAEPPAQPGEDRVVELAGEDGRAEVAECLAVAHPHGELPVDEPRSRWFGWRDHDGVLRGVVGASRRVPGQPWVLGSVGTDPAWRGRGIAAAVTAVATREGLAEAPMVTLGMYADNDTARRLYRRLGYEVAQEFESWRP encoded by the coding sequence GTGAGCCTCCAGCTCGAAGCCGGGAGGATCGCGCTCGCGGGCGTCGACCTCCCGGCCCGCTGGGCGACCCACCCCGTCGTCGTCGCGGAGAACGTCCGCCGCGGGTGGGACGCCACGCACGTGTGGTTCGACGACGACGCGCTGCTCGCCCGGCTGCGCTGGCGCGCGCGGACCGACGGCGAGGCGCCCGACGTGCCGTTCGCCGTCGAGCACGACGACGCGGGCGTCAGCCTGCTCGCCGTCGGGGAGCCCGACGCCGCCGCACGGCTCGTCCTCGACGCCGACGCGCAGCTGCGGGCCGACGGGCGCGCGCTCGGCCCCGTGACGCGCACGTCGGTGCCGCGCGGGACGCACCGGGCGCTCGCGGCGCTCGCCGCAGCACGCGGCGTCGACGCCCCGGCGCCGTTCGACCGGCCGCCGTCCGGCGCCTGGGACTGGCTCGGGACGACGGCGGAACCGCCGGCGCAGCCCGGCGAGGACCGCGTCGTCGAGCTCGCGGGCGAGGACGGGCGCGCCGAGGTGGCCGAGTGCCTCGCCGTCGCGCACCCGCACGGCGAGCTGCCCGTCGACGAGCCGCGCTCGCGCTGGTTCGGCTGGCGCGACCACGACGGCGTGCTGCGCGGCGTCGTCGGCGCCTCGCGGCGGGTGCCCGGCCAGCCCTGGGTGCTCGGGTCGGTCGGCACCGACCCCGCCTGGCGCGGACGCGGGATCGCCGCCGCGGTCACCGCCGTCGCGACCCGCGAGGGCCTCGCCGAGGCACCCATGGTCACCCTCGGCATGTACGCCGACAACGACACCGCGCGCCGGCTCTACCGCCGCCTCGGGTACGAGGTCGCCCAGGAGTTCGAGAGCTGGCGCCCCTGA
- a CDS encoding replication-associated recombination protein A, giving the protein MDLFDAVTTGEHGTPVTTRTGPGAPLAVRMRPASLDEVAGQAHLLVPGSPLRRLVEPADEAARRAAPGSVILWGPPGVGKTTLAYLVATVSGRRFVELSAVTAGVKEVRQVVEDARRRLATGGEETVLFIDEVHRFSKTQQDALLPSVENRWVTLVAATTENPSFSVNSPLLSRSLLLTLKPLTSDDVRALVRRAVSDERGLGDAVALDADAEDQLVRMAGGDARKALTILEAAAGAALADGAATADPTSGTPVTVDLATVERAVDVAAVRYDRDGDQHYDVISAFIKSIRGSDVDAALHYLARMVAAGEDPRFIARRLVISAAEDVGMADPSALQTAVAAAQAVQLIGMPEGRIVLAEAVVHLATAPKSNRAYAGINAAMEDVRAGRIGVVPAHLRDAHYAGAEKIGHGKGYVYSHDEPHAIAAQQYLPDELVGRRYYTPSDRGYERHVADRLERIREILDR; this is encoded by the coding sequence ATGGATCTGTTCGATGCCGTGACCACCGGTGAGCACGGGACGCCGGTGACCACGCGCACCGGGCCGGGCGCGCCCCTCGCGGTCCGCATGCGGCCCGCCTCCCTCGACGAGGTCGCCGGCCAGGCGCACCTGCTGGTGCCCGGCTCGCCCCTGCGCCGCCTCGTCGAGCCCGCGGACGAGGCCGCCCGCCGCGCCGCCCCCGGCTCCGTCATCCTCTGGGGCCCGCCGGGCGTCGGCAAGACCACGCTCGCCTACCTCGTCGCGACCGTCTCCGGACGCCGGTTCGTCGAGCTCTCCGCCGTCACCGCGGGCGTCAAGGAGGTCCGCCAGGTCGTCGAGGACGCCCGGCGCCGCCTCGCGACCGGCGGCGAGGAGACCGTGCTGTTCATCGACGAGGTGCACCGCTTCTCCAAGACCCAGCAGGACGCCCTGCTGCCCAGCGTCGAGAACCGGTGGGTCACGCTCGTCGCCGCGACGACCGAGAACCCGTCGTTCTCCGTCAACTCGCCGCTCCTCAGCCGCTCGCTCCTGCTCACGCTCAAGCCGCTCACGTCCGACGACGTGCGCGCTCTCGTACGACGCGCGGTGAGCGACGAGCGCGGGCTCGGCGACGCCGTCGCGCTCGACGCCGACGCCGAGGACCAGCTCGTGCGCATGGCCGGCGGCGACGCCCGCAAGGCGCTCACCATCCTCGAGGCCGCGGCCGGCGCGGCGCTCGCGGACGGCGCGGCGACCGCCGACCCGACGTCCGGCACGCCGGTGACGGTCGACCTCGCGACCGTCGAGCGCGCGGTCGACGTCGCCGCCGTGCGGTACGACCGCGACGGCGACCAGCACTACGACGTGATCTCCGCGTTCATCAAGTCGATCCGCGGCTCGGACGTCGACGCGGCGCTCCACTACCTCGCGCGGATGGTCGCCGCGGGGGAGGACCCGCGGTTCATCGCGCGCCGGCTCGTGATCTCGGCCGCCGAGGACGTCGGCATGGCCGATCCTTCCGCGCTGCAGACCGCCGTGGCCGCCGCGCAGGCCGTCCAGCTCATCGGCATGCCCGAGGGGCGGATCGTGCTCGCCGAGGCCGTCGTCCACCTCGCGACGGCGCCCAAGTCCAACCGCGCCTACGCCGGCATCAACGCGGCGATGGAGGACGTGCGCGCCGGGCGCATCGGCGTCGTGCCCGCGCACCTGCGCGACGCGCACTACGCGGGCGCGGAGAAGATCGGGCACGGCAAGGGGTACGTCTACTCGCACGACGAGCCGCACGCGATCGCCGCGCAGCAGTACCTGCCCGACGAGCTCGTCGGGCGGCGGTACTACACGCCCAGCGACCGCGGCTACGAGCGCCATGTCGCCGACCGATTGGAGCGCATCCGCGAGATCCTCGACCGCTGA
- a CDS encoding PPOX class F420-dependent oxidoreductase: MARQIATNTTVDRDELLDFLRSRRNGVLVTTRTDGCPQLSPVTYGVDGEGRVVISTYPERAKVRNLRRRPQASFVSLGDDFGDAWVQVDGTAEVLDVPESVEPLVEYYRAAAGKEHPDWDEYRQAMVDQGKSIVRITIERWGPVATGGFPARLVEED; encoded by the coding sequence ATGGCCCGGCAGATCGCCACGAACACGACCGTCGACCGTGACGAGCTGCTGGACTTCCTGCGCTCGCGCCGCAACGGCGTGCTCGTGACGACGCGCACGGACGGCTGCCCGCAGCTGAGCCCGGTGACGTACGGGGTCGACGGCGAGGGTCGCGTGGTGATCTCGACGTACCCCGAGCGCGCCAAGGTCCGCAACCTTCGCCGGCGTCCGCAGGCGTCGTTCGTCTCTCTCGGAGACGACTTCGGCGACGCCTGGGTCCAGGTCGACGGCACCGCGGAGGTGCTCGACGTCCCCGAGTCGGTCGAGCCCCTCGTCGAGTACTACCGGGCCGCGGCGGGCAAGGAGCACCCCGACTGGGACGAGTACCGCCAGGCCATGGTGGACCAGGGCAAGTCGATCGTCCGGATCACGATCGAGCGCTGGGGCCCCGTCGCGACCGGCGGCTTCCCCGCTCGGCTGGTCGAGGAGGACTGA
- a CDS encoding DUF2332 domain-containing protein — protein MAAAADIARTYAGFAAWATSGGSPCYAAWARGVAADAEVLAWLAALPRDKQHPTLVFAAARLHGVPAPGPYAGLRDALLADDGTIRATVLTHVTQTNEVGRLATLVPAFAGLGADRPLALVEAGASAGLCLYPDRWGYAWSTPDGVVAVGPEPRLACTVTGAAPLPAAPPDVAWRAGVDLRPLDVRDDDAVAWLERLVWPENDDRRAQLRRAVELARAEPPPVVEGDLLVEVPRLVEEAAAHGEVVVVHTAVIMYLSAHDRQRFDAMMRTLVADGACRWVGIELPDVLPSLLDGAPPLPEEPTMVLGVDGDAVAWAHQHGRSLAWF, from the coding sequence GTGGCGGCGGCCGCCGACATCGCTCGCACGTACGCCGGCTTCGCCGCCTGGGCGACGTCGGGCGGGTCGCCGTGCTACGCCGCCTGGGCGCGCGGGGTCGCTGCCGACGCCGAGGTGCTCGCCTGGCTCGCCGCGCTGCCGCGGGACAAGCAGCACCCGACGCTCGTGTTCGCCGCCGCCCGCCTCCACGGCGTGCCGGCGCCCGGACCGTACGCCGGGCTGCGCGACGCGCTGCTGGCCGACGACGGCACGATCCGTGCGACCGTCCTGACGCACGTGACGCAGACCAACGAGGTGGGCCGGCTCGCCACCCTGGTCCCGGCGTTCGCGGGCCTCGGCGCCGACCGCCCGCTCGCCCTGGTCGAAGCGGGTGCGAGTGCCGGCCTGTGCCTCTACCCCGACCGGTGGGGCTACGCGTGGTCGACGCCCGACGGCGTGGTCGCCGTCGGGCCCGAGCCGCGCCTGGCGTGCACGGTCACCGGCGCCGCCCCGCTCCCGGCGGCGCCTCCCGACGTCGCGTGGCGTGCCGGGGTCGACCTGCGCCCGCTCGACGTGCGAGACGACGACGCGGTGGCGTGGCTGGAGCGCCTCGTGTGGCCGGAGAACGACGACCGGCGCGCTCAGCTCCGCCGCGCCGTGGAGCTGGCGCGGGCGGAGCCGCCCCCGGTCGTCGAGGGCGACCTGCTGGTGGAGGTCCCCCGGCTCGTCGAGGAGGCGGCCGCCCACGGCGAGGTGGTGGTCGTCCACACGGCCGTGATCATGTACCTGAGCGCGCACGACCGGCAGCGCTTCGACGCGATGATGCGCACGCTCGTGGCCGACGGCGCCTGCCGCTGGGTGGGCATCGAGCTCCCCGACGTCCTGCCGTCGCTGCTCGACGGCGCACCACCCCTGCCCGAGGAGCCGACGATGGTGCTCGGGGTCGACGGCGACGCCGTGGCGTGGGCGCACCAGCACGGGCGCTCGCTCGCCTGGTTCTGA
- a CDS encoding VOC family protein, translating into MVTVHRAFSGFSVDDLDAAERFYRDTLGLAVNRSPMGLELDVTGVQLERYPGMPQDDDGIVRSTDPSRGPTIAWFRDPARNVLALIEV; encoded by the coding sequence ATGGTCACCGTGCACCGCGCGTTCAGCGGATTCTCCGTCGACGACCTCGACGCCGCCGAGCGCTTCTACCGCGACACGCTCGGGCTCGCGGTGAACCGCTCGCCGATGGGGCTCGAGCTCGACGTCACCGGCGTGCAGCTCGAGCGCTACCCCGGCATGCCGCAGGACGACGACGGGATCGTGCGCAGCACCGACCCGTCGCGCGGCCCGACGATCGCCTGGTTCCGCGACCCCGCGCGCAACGTGCTCGCGCTCATCGAGGTCTGA